One Halobaculum roseum DNA segment encodes these proteins:
- a CDS encoding RNA-guided pseudouridylation complex pseudouridine synthase subunit Cbf5 produces the protein MRPAPETRTVDDLADFGVVNLDKPAGPSAHQVAGWVRDVLGVDRAAHSGTLDPKVTGCLPTLTGDATRMAQVFLEGAKEYVAVLELHGTAPTDLDRVVGEFEGEVYQKPPRKSAVKRKLRTREVYDLDVLDRTDRQVLLRVRCESGTYIRKLCHDIGLALGTGGHMGHLRRTATDPFDDRDLHTLHDLVDGVAFAEGEDTPDGEPDESLLRDVLRPAEEALTGLPSLTIADSAAREVANGAPVYAPGVLASGEVGAGTPAEGDLLACYVPNGSAVCLGTLVGDPDADAGEVVELERVLV, from the coding sequence ATGCGCCCGGCGCCCGAGACGCGAACGGTCGACGACCTCGCCGACTTCGGCGTCGTCAACCTCGACAAGCCCGCGGGCCCGTCGGCCCACCAGGTCGCCGGCTGGGTCCGCGACGTCCTGGGCGTCGACCGCGCGGCTCACTCGGGCACGCTCGACCCGAAGGTGACTGGCTGTCTCCCGACGCTGACCGGGGACGCGACGCGGATGGCGCAGGTGTTCCTCGAGGGGGCCAAGGAGTACGTCGCCGTGTTGGAACTCCACGGCACGGCCCCGACGGACCTCGACCGCGTCGTCGGGGAGTTCGAGGGCGAGGTGTACCAGAAGCCGCCGCGTAAGTCCGCCGTCAAGCGAAAACTCCGGACCCGCGAGGTGTACGATCTCGACGTGCTCGACCGGACGGACCGGCAGGTGCTCCTCCGAGTTCGCTGTGAGTCGGGCACCTACATCCGGAAGCTGTGTCACGACATCGGGCTCGCGCTCGGCACCGGCGGCCACATGGGCCACCTCCGACGCACCGCGACCGACCCCTTCGACGACCGCGACCTCCACACCCTGCACGACCTCGTCGACGGCGTCGCGTTCGCGGAGGGCGAGGACACCCCCGACGGGGAGCCGGACGAATCGCTGCTCCGGGACGTGCTCCGGCCGGCCGAGGAGGCGCTGACGGGGCTTCCGTCGCTGACGATCGCCGATTCGGCCGCCCGCGAGGTCGCCAACGGCGCCCCCGTCTACGCGCCGGGCGTCCTCGCGAGCGGCGAGGTCGGCGCGGGCACGCCCGCCGAGGGCGACCTTCTCGCGTGCTACGTGCCGAACGGCTCGGCCGTCTGTCTCGGGACGCTCGTCGGCGACCCGGACGCCGACGCCGGCGAGGTCGTCGAGTTGGAGCGCGTGCTGGTCTGA
- the cmk gene encoding (d)CMP kinase encodes MLLTVSGPPGSGKSTTAAALAEAFDLEHVSGGDIFRELAAERDMTPVEFNELAEDDDQIDRDLDRRLRTVAVEREDVLLESRLAGWLAGDHADLRIWLDAPLDVRCERIVDREDKPLEQVIEETRRRESSEAKRYREYYNIDIDDLSIYDLVYNTARWSPEGMLGMLTTAIDSYDPDTDEGKISVEGVDYDF; translated from the coding sequence ATGTTGCTAACGGTCTCCGGCCCGCCGGGAAGCGGGAAGAGCACCACCGCCGCCGCGCTCGCGGAGGCGTTCGACCTCGAACACGTCTCCGGGGGCGACATCTTCCGCGAACTCGCCGCCGAGCGCGACATGACGCCCGTCGAGTTCAACGAGCTCGCCGAGGACGACGACCAGATCGACCGCGACCTCGACCGCCGACTGCGCACCGTCGCCGTCGAGCGCGAGGACGTGCTGTTGGAGTCGCGCCTCGCCGGCTGGCTCGCCGGCGATCACGCCGACCTGCGCATCTGGCTCGACGCGCCGCTGGACGTCCGCTGTGAGCGGATCGTCGACCGCGAGGACAAGCCGCTGGAACAGGTGATCGAGGAGACGCGGCGCCGCGAGAGCAGCGAGGCGAAGCGCTACCGCGAGTACTACAACATCGACATCGACGACCTGAGCATCTACGACCTGGTGTACAACACGGCCCGGTGGTCGCCCGAGGGCATGCTCGGGATGCTCACCACGGCGATCGACTCCTACGACCCCGACACCGACGAGGGGAAGATCTCCGTCGAGGGCGTCGACTACGACTTCTGA
- a CDS encoding CBS domain-containing protein, whose protein sequence is MNSTDRVTVADVMSTPLETVSKDATVREAARRMREDGINALVVLTTPRAIVSSTDVLDAVAEGRDVSELTVADVMTTDVETVTPDLYMEEVAQMMTTYGIKHLPVVDDDYVGMISSTDVTAYLS, encoded by the coding sequence GTGAATTCCACCGACAGGGTCACCGTCGCGGACGTGATGTCGACGCCGCTGGAGACCGTCTCGAAGGACGCGACCGTCCGGGAGGCGGCCCGGCGAATGCGCGAGGACGGGATCAACGCGCTCGTCGTGTTGACCACGCCCCGCGCGATCGTCTCCAGCACGGACGTGCTCGACGCCGTCGCCGAGGGCCGGGACGTCTCCGAGCTCACTGTCGCCGACGTGATGACGACCGACGTCGAGACGGTCACCCCGGACCTCTACATGGAGGAGGTCGCACAGATGATGACCACCTACGGGATCAAACACCTCCCCGTCGTCGACGACGACTACGTCGGGATGATCTCCTCGACCGACGTGACCGCGTACCTCTCGTGA
- a CDS encoding DUF2178 domain-containing protein has product MTATGSAPTVSSRQRYRRLLFGSIGVGVIANVALRIASYPIAAEAVYWLGIVVALAAWRFSPVTLFDERDDALERRASQITLVVMAVVLVLGASGSRTLAALGVYEGSPFVAGALYGYVAMAVVFALALAWTARGR; this is encoded by the coding sequence ATGACCGCCACCGGCTCCGCGCCGACCGTCTCCAGCCGACAGCGGTACCGCCGGCTCCTGTTCGGCTCCATCGGCGTCGGGGTGATCGCGAACGTGGCGCTGCGGATCGCCTCGTACCCCATCGCCGCCGAGGCGGTCTACTGGCTGGGTATCGTGGTCGCCCTCGCGGCGTGGCGGTTCAGTCCGGTGACGCTGTTCGACGAACGCGACGACGCCCTCGAACGCCGTGCGAGTCAGATCACCCTCGTCGTCATGGCGGTGGTGCTCGTCCTCGGGGCGTCGGGGTCGCGGACGCTCGCGGCGCTGGGCGTCTACGAGGGGTCGCCGTTCGTCGCCGGCGCGCTCTACGGGTACGTCGCTATGGCGGTCGTGTTCGCGCTGGCGCTGGCCTGGACCGCGCGCGGCCGATGA
- a CDS encoding helix-turn-helix transcriptional regulator produces MTTGDATEIAGVLAKRREVLAALCGGPVRKRTLVERLDVPRTTLDRGVRELVDAGLAERADGGVRATAVGTNALDAHDRYHARLDGLARGEPLFDSLPEETPLDGRFLAGAAVSRPDPSVPDGVVERLFESVRGADAVYGVAPAALTGHLDTFDDEATAGGAVPRMVVTPAVLEHLIERRGERFAANLRDGTFEFFCDSVEITFGLWIAAHDGGDDEAGVVVYTDTGVGGVAVNDDPTAVDWARERFERARDGAERVTPETVRDGRDGVAANAEGAE; encoded by the coding sequence ATGACGACCGGCGACGCGACGGAGATCGCGGGGGTGCTCGCGAAGCGGCGCGAGGTCCTCGCGGCGCTGTGCGGCGGGCCCGTGCGAAAGCGGACCCTCGTCGAACGGCTCGACGTGCCGCGGACGACGCTCGACCGCGGCGTCCGGGAACTGGTCGACGCCGGGCTCGCCGAGCGCGCCGACGGCGGCGTCCGCGCGACCGCCGTGGGGACGAACGCGCTCGACGCCCACGACCGGTACCACGCGCGCCTCGACGGGCTCGCGCGCGGCGAACCGCTGTTCGATTCGCTGCCCGAGGAGACGCCGCTGGACGGGCGCTTCCTCGCCGGCGCTGCGGTCAGTCGGCCGGACCCGAGCGTCCCCGACGGCGTCGTCGAACGCCTCTTCGAGTCGGTCCGGGGCGCGGACGCGGTGTACGGCGTCGCCCCCGCGGCGCTGACGGGCCACCTCGACACCTTCGACGACGAGGCGACCGCCGGCGGCGCGGTGCCGCGGATGGTCGTCACGCCCGCCGTGCTGGAACACCTGATCGAGCGCCGCGGGGAGCGGTTCGCGGCGAACCTGCGCGACGGCACGTTCGAGTTCTTCTGCGATTCGGTGGAGATCACCTTCGGGCTCTGGATCGCCGCGCACGACGGCGGCGACGACGAGGCCGGCGTCGTCGTCTACACCGACACCGGCGTCGGCGGCGTCGCGGTCAACGACGACCCGACGGCCGTGGACTGGGCCCGCGAGCGCTTCGAGCGCGCCCGGGACGGCGCCGAGCGGGTGACGCCCGAGACGGTCCGCGACGGCCGAGACGGCGTGGCGGCCAACGCCGAAGGCGCCGAGTGA
- a CDS encoding class I SAM-dependent methyltransferase, with protein MHGGDGEYDGVSDRDLSARFEANREHWERMVEPVSVADGTAEIEAFLDGESALLPVQRREVGDVAGDRLLDLQCSIGTRTLSWARAGATVTGVDISGESVRVARDLAAAAGLEDDATFVRANVYDLPEALPDPPEGGYDTVVSNFGVLCWLPDLDRWAEVVAESLAPGGTVHLAEHHPIATALSDDLSGGAVAGDDADDGTGNTDGDSAGDGDTAADRDGISVEHPYFSTDEPIADGDTHKWTHGLGEILTALVDAGIDVRFVHEHQFSPVQRSEAMVQDDEGRWRFPDHDLPLLVTVKGTRRDPGTGE; from the coding sequence ATGCACGGTGGCGACGGCGAGTACGACGGCGTTTCCGACCGGGACCTGTCGGCGCGCTTCGAGGCGAACCGCGAGCACTGGGAGCGCATGGTCGAGCCGGTGTCGGTCGCCGACGGCACCGCCGAGATCGAGGCGTTCCTCGACGGCGAGTCGGCGCTGCTTCCGGTCCAGCGCCGGGAGGTGGGCGACGTGGCCGGCGACCGCCTGCTGGACCTGCAGTGTTCGATCGGCACCCGGACGCTGTCGTGGGCGCGGGCCGGAGCGACGGTGACCGGCGTGGACATCTCCGGCGAGAGCGTCCGGGTGGCCCGCGACCTCGCGGCGGCGGCGGGCCTCGAGGACGACGCGACGTTCGTCCGCGCGAACGTGTACGACCTCCCCGAGGCGCTCCCCGACCCGCCGGAGGGCGGGTACGACACCGTCGTCAGCAACTTCGGCGTGCTGTGTTGGCTGCCCGACCTGGACCGCTGGGCCGAGGTCGTCGCCGAGTCGCTGGCGCCGGGCGGGACCGTCCACCTCGCGGAACACCACCCGATCGCGACCGCCCTCTCGGACGACCTGAGCGGCGGTGCCGTCGCCGGCGACGACGCCGACGACGGCACCGGAAACACCGACGGCGACAGCGCCGGCGACGGAGACACCGCCGCCGACCGCGACGGCATCTCGGTCGAACATCCGTACTTCTCGACCGACGAGCCGATAGCCGACGGCGACACGCACAAGTGGACCCACGGGCTCGGGGAGATCCTGACGGCGCTCGTCGACGCCGGGATCGACGTTCGGTTCGTCCACGAACACCAGTTCTCGCCGGTGCAGCGTTCCGAGGCGATGGTCCAGGACGACGAGGGCCGCTGGCGCTTCCCGGACCACGACCTCCCGCTGCTCGTGACGGTGAAGGGGACGCGGCGGGACCCGGGTACCGGCGAGTGA
- a CDS encoding succinylglutamate desuccinylase/aspartoacylase family protein gives MDETLTVGTATAPPGERADGWIEATGLPTGGSERLPVTVLNGAEAGPVLWVTGGVHGDEATGVAVAQDAAAAFDGELGAGTLAGAVVVVPVVNPAGLRRNERTSYYGGGDPNRYFPDTEREDSRPPETQERIDTRLFDALAESADLLVDCHTAQVGSMPFTIRDRVLYGEERTEAEAEDLAEDLDRLATALGLPILTEYPAEEYVEQSLQRSTGGAALNTAGVPAVTAELGGHSVVEEDARRAGVAGVVAAAVEFGLLDSVPTGVAEAGSGVPGAPVTYPVRRFVGPRVEEAGLVRHRVSVGEAVEAGDAVAEVVTPHGEVVETVESEHDGYVIGRAEGVAVYEGQPVASMAVRDDGGLVVPRDRDDADE, from the coding sequence ATGGACGAGACACTCACCGTCGGCACGGCGACGGCGCCGCCCGGCGAGCGCGCGGACGGCTGGATCGAGGCGACCGGACTCCCGACCGGCGGGAGCGAGCGACTTCCCGTCACCGTGCTCAACGGCGCCGAGGCGGGACCGGTGCTGTGGGTCACGGGGGGCGTCCACGGCGACGAGGCCACCGGCGTCGCCGTGGCCCAGGACGCCGCCGCGGCCTTCGACGGCGAGCTCGGGGCGGGAACCCTCGCGGGCGCCGTCGTCGTCGTTCCCGTCGTCAACCCGGCGGGCCTCCGCCGCAACGAGCGTACCTCCTACTACGGCGGGGGCGACCCGAACCGCTACTTCCCCGACACGGAGCGCGAGGACTCACGCCCGCCCGAGACACAGGAGCGCATCGACACCCGGCTGTTCGACGCCCTCGCCGAGTCGGCGGACCTGCTCGTCGACTGCCACACCGCGCAGGTCGGGTCGATGCCGTTCACGATCAGGGACCGGGTGCTGTACGGCGAGGAGCGCACCGAGGCGGAGGCCGAGGACCTCGCCGAGGACCTGGATCGCCTCGCGACGGCGCTCGGGCTCCCGATCCTCACCGAGTACCCCGCCGAGGAGTACGTCGAGCAGTCGCTCCAGCGCTCGACGGGCGGCGCGGCGCTCAACACGGCCGGCGTTCCGGCCGTGACGGCGGAACTGGGCGGCCACAGCGTCGTTGAGGAGGACGCCAGGCGGGCCGGGGTGGCGGGCGTCGTCGCCGCCGCGGTCGAGTTCGGACTGCTCGACTCCGTACCCACGGGTGTTGCCGAGGCGGGGTCGGGGGTGCCGGGCGCGCCGGTTACCTATCCGGTGCGGCGGTTCGTCGGCCCGCGCGTCGAGGAGGCGGGACTGGTCCGGCACCGCGTGTCCGTCGGCGAGGCGGTCGAGGCCGGCGATGCCGTCGCCGAGGTGGTGACCCCCCACGGCGAAGTGGTCGAGACCGTCGAGAGTGAGCACGACGGCTACGTGATCGGCCGCGCCGAGGGGGTCGCGGTTTACGAGGGGCAGCCGGTGGCGAGCATGGCCGTCCGCGACGACGGGGGTCTTGTGGTTCCGAGGGATCGAGACGATGCGGACGAGTGA
- a CDS encoding zinc-binding dehydrogenase, producing MKAVQFSEHGDRDVIEYGDFPDPEPGREEVLVDVKAGALNHLDIWTRKGLPGIDLEMPHIPGSDAAGVVTEVGEGVTRFEEGDHVAVSAGVSCGECEFCRHGEESQCVRFSIIGEHQRGVHSELAAVPQDNLVHVPEHVDWEVAGSASLVFQTAWRMLLTQGELAPGEKILVLGASGGVGHAAVQIADYVGAEVYATASTEEKLGYAEELGAEHVINYEEDDFAAEIRELTGRRGVDMVVDHIGAATWHDSLKSLAKGGRVVTCGATTGGRPETDINRIFWNQLKVIGSTMATPGEVDDVLELVWDGTFEPRIRETLPMSEAARAHELIEDREGFGKVVVRPDSEL from the coding sequence ATGAAGGCAGTCCAGTTCTCGGAGCACGGCGACCGCGACGTGATCGAGTACGGCGACTTCCCGGACCCAGAGCCGGGCCGCGAGGAGGTGCTCGTCGACGTGAAGGCCGGCGCGCTCAACCACCTCGACATCTGGACCCGAAAGGGGCTCCCGGGGATCGACCTGGAGATGCCGCACATCCCCGGTTCCGACGCGGCGGGCGTCGTCACGGAGGTCGGCGAGGGCGTCACCCGCTTCGAGGAGGGCGACCACGTCGCCGTCTCCGCGGGCGTCTCCTGCGGGGAGTGTGAGTTCTGCCGCCACGGCGAGGAGTCCCAGTGCGTCCGCTTCTCGATCATCGGCGAGCACCAGCGCGGCGTCCACTCCGAGCTCGCGGCCGTCCCGCAGGACAACCTCGTCCACGTTCCCGAGCACGTCGACTGGGAGGTCGCCGGCTCCGCCTCGCTCGTGTTCCAGACGGCCTGGCGGATGCTGCTGACGCAGGGCGAGCTCGCGCCCGGCGAGAAGATCCTCGTGCTCGGCGCCTCCGGCGGCGTCGGCCACGCGGCGGTGCAGATCGCCGACTACGTCGGCGCGGAGGTGTACGCGACAGCCTCGACCGAGGAGAAGCTCGGATACGCCGAGGAGCTGGGCGCGGAGCACGTCATCAACTACGAGGAGGACGACTTCGCGGCCGAGATCCGCGAGCTGACGGGTCGCCGCGGCGTCGACATGGTCGTCGACCACATCGGCGCGGCGACGTGGCACGACTCCCTGAAGAGCCTCGCGAAGGGCGGGCGCGTCGTCACCTGCGGGGCGACCACCGGCGGGCGCCCCGAGACCGACATCAACCGGATCTTCTGGAACCAGCTGAAGGTGATCGGCTCGACGATGGCGACGCCGGGCGAGGTCGACGACGTGCTCGAACTCGTGTGGGACGGCACCTTCGAGCCGCGGATCCGCGAGACGCTGCCGATGAGCGAGGCCGCGCGGGCGCACGAGCTGATCGAGGACCGAGAGGGCTTTGGCAAGGTGGTGGTAAGGCCCGACAGTGAGCTCTGA
- a CDS encoding MogA/MoaB family molybdenum cofactor biosynthesis protein has translation MSDGHDHGDDHDDGHHHDHGGHDHGGAHDDHEHHAHDIESLRYAVVTVSSSRGHEDDAAGDAIESAVEGAGDEVVVREVVADDFDGVQVTVDRLVDRDDVDCVVTTGGTGVTPDDVTVEAVVPLFDKELPGFGELFRAMSREEIGTMVVGTRATAGVAGGVPVFCLPGSENAARLGSEEIIVEEAGHLAGLASRE, from the coding sequence ATGAGCGACGGTCACGATCACGGAGACGACCACGACGACGGTCACCACCACGACCATGGCGGCCATGACCACGGGGGCGCCCACGACGACCACGAGCACCACGCCCACGACATCGAAAGCCTGCGATATGCGGTCGTGACGGTCTCCTCGTCGCGAGGGCACGAGGACGACGCCGCGGGCGACGCCATCGAGTCGGCCGTCGAGGGCGCCGGCGACGAGGTGGTCGTCCGCGAGGTCGTCGCCGACGACTTCGACGGCGTACAGGTGACCGTCGACCGCCTCGTCGACCGCGACGACGTGGACTGCGTCGTCACCACCGGCGGGACGGGCGTCACCCCGGACGACGTGACCGTCGAGGCGGTGGTTCCGCTGTTCGACAAGGAGCTTCCGGGCTTCGGCGAGCTGTTCCGCGCGATGAGCCGCGAGGAGATCGGGACGATGGTCGTGGGCACGCGCGCGACCGCCGGCGTCGCCGGCGGCGTCCCCGTGTTCTGTCTGCCCGGCAGCGAGAACGCCGCGCGGCTCGGGAGCGAGGAGATCATCGTCGAGGAGGCGGGGCATCTCGCGGGGTTAGCGAGCCGCGAGTGA
- a CDS encoding lycopene cyclase domain-containing protein: protein MAIARHGAGPAAAARAYASQVHPVFMLPPVATALFGAALAGEFDPVVALVYAGAAFFAVYTAHVKDGYVDFHRRGEDDDHPMTERGCRLGLAGATVGFLACLAALAAAATPLAVAIAAPMWLIGYLHAPQLDTNPATTTLGYPVGIGLCLLGGYAAQTGTLAVAPLALSAVFVVILAGVKVIDDAQDYDYDRSIDKRTVAVALGPERARRVATAALTLGLFAVVPLTVVEVLPPSAPAASLAFGAVAAVAVRRDATTATMLLVRGAYLFLAGLLVATFFRPLAAAGVALPDVSLLGPYTYLATEALFGAAAAVLLVRAGRDASWRAARTVAAVYPVAYVWDWYTLEVGVFSIPMRTGIELLGIPLEEHLFMLVVPALVLGVHETVNPRPRRRSAEATADRDGDRDGDAAVGDEDAGPDPDTGGQ, encoded by the coding sequence ATGGCGATCGCTCGCCACGGCGCCGGTCCCGCGGCCGCCGCCCGCGCGTACGCCTCGCAGGTCCACCCGGTGTTCATGCTCCCGCCGGTGGCGACGGCGCTGTTCGGGGCGGCGTTGGCGGGCGAGTTCGACCCCGTCGTCGCGCTCGTGTACGCCGGCGCCGCCTTTTTCGCCGTCTACACCGCCCACGTGAAGGACGGCTACGTCGACTTCCACCGCCGCGGCGAGGACGACGACCACCCGATGACCGAACGGGGGTGTCGCCTCGGCCTCGCGGGCGCGACCGTCGGCTTTCTCGCGTGTCTCGCCGCCCTAGCGGCGGCGGCGACGCCCCTCGCGGTCGCGATCGCCGCGCCGATGTGGCTCATCGGCTACCTCCACGCCCCGCAGCTCGACACCAACCCCGCGACGACGACCCTCGGCTACCCGGTCGGCATCGGCCTGTGTCTCCTCGGCGGCTACGCCGCACAGACGGGGACGCTCGCGGTCGCGCCGCTGGCGCTGTCGGCCGTGTTCGTCGTCATCCTCGCGGGCGTGAAGGTGATCGACGACGCCCAGGACTACGACTACGACCGATCGATCGACAAGCGGACCGTCGCCGTCGCGCTCGGTCCCGAGCGCGCCCGTCGGGTCGCGACCGCGGCCCTCACACTCGGGCTGTTCGCGGTCGTCCCGCTGACCGTCGTCGAGGTGTTGCCCCCGAGCGCGCCCGCCGCTAGCCTCGCGTTCGGCGCCGTGGCGGCCGTCGCGGTGCGGCGGGACGCGACGACGGCGACGATGCTGCTCGTCCGCGGGGCGTACCTCTTTCTCGCGGGGCTGCTCGTCGCGACCTTCTTCCGGCCGCTCGCGGCCGCGGGCGTCGCGCTCCCCGACGTGAGCCTCCTCGGACCGTACACCTACCTCGCCACGGAGGCGCTGTTCGGCGCGGCCGCGGCCGTGCTGCTCGTTCGTGCCGGGAGGGACGCGTCGTGGCGCGCCGCGCGCACCGTCGCCGCCGTCTACCCCGTGGCGTACGTCTGGGACTGGTACACCCTGGAGGTGGGCGTGTTCTCGATCCCGATGCGCACGGGGATCGAGCTGCTCGGGATCCCGCTTGAGGAGCACCTGTTCATGCTCGTCGTGCCGGCGCTCGTGCTCGGCGTCCACGAGACGGTGAACCCGCGTCCGCGTCGGCGTTCGGCGGAGGCGACCGCCGACCGCGACGGGGACAGGGACGGGGACGCGGCCGTCGGCGACGAGGACGCGGGCCCGGATCCCGACACGGGCGGGCAGTAA
- a CDS encoding helix-turn-helix transcriptional regulator — translation MNNDVRARREERGLSQAGLAEAVGVTRQTINSIERGRYDPSLELAFALADFFECRIEDLFHPDGDE, via the coding sequence ATGAACAACGACGTACGCGCCCGACGGGAGGAGCGCGGGCTGAGCCAGGCGGGGCTGGCCGAGGCGGTCGGCGTCACCCGCCAGACGATCAACAGCATCGAGCGCGGACGGTACGACCCGTCGCTGGAGCTCGCGTTCGCGCTCGCCGACTTCTTCGAGTGCCGGATCGAGGACCTGTTCCACCCTGACGGCGACGAATGA
- a CDS encoding alpha/beta fold hydrolase translates to MPSSLSAAADPESLPSDVPGESTFVEANGRTFHVVEAGPEGGELVLLLHGFPEFWYGWRDQIRPLANEGYRVVVPDQRGYNRSERPGRVRDYRIEALSADVTGLIDAYDRETAAVVGHDWGGVVGWWTALHSPDRLSSFVAVNAPHPTVIRRTLSGDPAQLLRSSYALFFQLPKVPEALTRAANWRLPVRMMRASSMPGTFSTADFDRYRAAWGREGAFTAMLNWYRAAARRRPTPETDEVAVPTRLIWGVHDQFLKHRMAYDSLDYCADGRITTVHEATHWVQHEQPVKVADAIREELS, encoded by the coding sequence ATGCCATCCTCGCTCAGCGCGGCCGCCGATCCGGAGTCGCTCCCGTCGGACGTTCCGGGCGAGTCGACGTTCGTCGAGGCGAACGGGCGGACGTTCCACGTCGTCGAAGCCGGCCCCGAGGGCGGCGAGTTGGTCCTCCTGCTCCACGGGTTCCCCGAGTTCTGGTACGGCTGGCGCGACCAGATCCGCCCGCTGGCCAACGAGGGGTATCGCGTCGTCGTCCCGGACCAGCGGGGGTACAACCGCAGCGAGCGACCCGGCCGCGTCCGCGACTACCGGATCGAGGCCCTGTCGGCCGACGTGACCGGCCTGATCGACGCGTACGACCGCGAGACTGCGGCGGTCGTCGGCCACGACTGGGGCGGCGTCGTCGGCTGGTGGACCGCGCTTCACTCCCCCGACCGGCTGTCGTCGTTCGTCGCCGTCAACGCGCCCCACCCGACCGTGATCCGGCGGACGCTCTCGGGAGACCCTGCCCAACTCCTCCGGTCGAGCTACGCGTTGTTCTTCCAGCTGCCGAAGGTGCCGGAGGCGCTGACGCGGGCGGCGAACTGGCGGCTCCCGGTGCGGATGATGCGCGCGTCGTCGATGCCGGGCACGTTCTCGACGGCGGACTTCGACCGATACCGCGCGGCGTGGGGACGCGAGGGCGCGTTCACCGCGATGTTGAACTGGTACCGCGCGGCCGCCCGGCGACGGCCGACGCCCGAGACCGACGAGGTCGCGGTGCCGACGCGGCTGATCTGGGGCGTCCACGACCAGTTCCTCAAGCATCGCATGGCATACGACTCCCTCGACTACTGCGCCGACGGCCGGATCACGACCGTCCACGAGGCGACCCACTGGGTCCAACACGAACAGCCGGTGAAGGTCGCCGACGCGATCCGCGAGGAGCTCTCCTAA